A single Microbacterium protaetiae DNA region contains:
- a CDS encoding WXG100 family type VII secretion target: MAVYSVDSDAVFSATAAVRGTIDRLQGETQAMLAQLTDLQATWTGAASAAFGGVVDQWRATQLQVEDALSSINHALSAAGHQYAEAEQYTTSLFR, translated from the coding sequence ATGGCCGTCTATTCCGTCGACAGCGACGCCGTCTTCTCCGCCACCGCCGCCGTACGCGGCACCATCGACCGGCTTCAGGGCGAGACGCAGGCGATGCTCGCCCAGCTCACCGATCTGCAAGCGACGTGGACGGGCGCGGCCTCGGCGGCGTTCGGCGGTGTCGTCGACCAGTGGCGGGCCACGCAACTGCAGGTCGAAGACGCGCTGTCATCGATCAACCACGCGCTGAGCGCGGCCGGCCACCAGTATGCCGAAGCCGAGCAGTACACCACGAGCCTGTTCCGGTGA
- a CDS encoding LytR C-terminal domain-containing protein, which yields MPKPSYPRDRFDDAPVEVDRVGAHRAENPHLRAGVIVIWAAVTTVVLIAVGVVGTLALTGRFGTPAAGPTTAAPTTSVTPVIDTSFTVLILNATGESGQATVAQDAVVRAGWDVADVLPSEAGSTYPTTTVYYADAADQAAAAGLAKIVGASSVVLDDQYQSTTDAKGKQLTVVLGTDLVAPSGSPTP from the coding sequence GTGCCGAAGCCGAGCTATCCGCGGGATCGTTTCGACGATGCTCCCGTCGAGGTCGATCGGGTCGGCGCGCACCGCGCCGAGAACCCGCATCTGCGCGCCGGAGTCATCGTGATCTGGGCGGCCGTGACCACCGTCGTGCTGATCGCGGTCGGCGTGGTGGGCACACTCGCGCTCACGGGGCGTTTCGGCACTCCGGCAGCAGGGCCCACGACGGCCGCACCCACCACGAGCGTGACTCCCGTGATCGACACCTCGTTCACGGTGCTGATCCTGAACGCCACCGGTGAAAGTGGGCAAGCCACCGTGGCGCAGGATGCCGTGGTGCGGGCAGGCTGGGATGTCGCCGACGTCCTGCCCAGCGAGGCCGGCTCGACCTACCCGACCACCACCGTCTACTACGCGGATGCCGCCGATCAGGCCGCCGCCGCGGGGCTTGCCAAGATCGTGGGGGCTTCGTCGGTGGTGCTCGATGACCAGTACCAGTCCACGACCGACGCGAAGGGCAAGCAGCTCACTGTCGTGTTGGGCACCGATCTGGTCGCGCCGTCTGGCTCGCCCACGCCGTGA
- the folP gene encoding dihydropteroate synthase gives MVEPALTTPVRRLGEREIDFSRRIAVMAIVNRTPDSFYDNGATFGLEAAVASGTAAFDAGADLVDVGGVKFAPGPPLPVDEELARVLPVVRALAPAGPVSVDTFQPAVAEAAIAAGAAVINDTTGVHDPAMADVVADSGATLVIAHSLAAPRTQLPQPHYDDVVAEVVAFLRERVDLALAHGVPPERIVIDPGHDLNKNTRHSLELTRRLGELTAFRLPMLVALSNKDFVGETLDRPRDGRLSGSLAAAVFCATQGARIVRAHNVAETVDALRMVEAILGWREPAFVLHNTRPEGNT, from the coding sequence ATCGTCGAGCCGGCTCTGACGACGCCGGTGCGGCGTCTGGGGGAGAGGGAGATCGACTTCTCGCGGCGGATCGCCGTCATGGCGATAGTGAATCGCACCCCCGACTCGTTCTACGACAACGGTGCCACGTTCGGGCTCGAGGCGGCGGTTGCGTCGGGCACGGCGGCATTCGACGCGGGCGCCGATCTCGTCGATGTGGGCGGCGTGAAGTTCGCTCCGGGACCGCCACTGCCCGTCGACGAAGAGCTCGCACGGGTTCTTCCCGTCGTGCGCGCACTCGCACCGGCGGGCCCGGTCAGTGTCGACACATTTCAGCCGGCGGTGGCCGAAGCGGCCATCGCGGCAGGCGCCGCGGTGATCAACGACACCACCGGCGTGCACGACCCCGCGATGGCCGATGTGGTCGCCGATTCCGGGGCGACGCTGGTGATAGCGCACAGCCTGGCCGCTCCCCGCACACAGCTGCCGCAGCCGCACTACGACGACGTGGTCGCCGAGGTGGTGGCGTTCCTGCGCGAGCGGGTCGATCTCGCCCTCGCGCACGGAGTGCCGCCCGAGCGGATCGTCATCGACCCCGGACACGACCTCAACAAGAACACCCGGCACTCGCTCGAGCTCACCCGTCGGCTGGGCGAGCTGACGGCGTTCCGCCTGCCGATGCTGGTCGCCCTCTCGAACAAGGACTTCGTCGGCGAGACCCTCGACCGTCCCCGCGACGGGCGGCTCTCGGGCTCGTTGGCGGCGGCCGTGTTCTGCGCGACGCAGGGTGCACGCATCGTGCGCGCGCACAACGTCGCCGAAACCGTCGACGCCCTGCGGATGGTCGAGGCGATCCTGGGGTGGCGCGAACCGGCGTTCGTGCTGCACAACACCCGGCCGGAGGGCAACACGTGA
- a CDS encoding DNA repair helicase XPB, translating to MSNGPLIVQSDRTVLLEVAHPDAETARHELAIFAELERAPEHIHTYRITRLGLWNARAAGHEADDMLATLDRWSKFPVPPSVSIDIRESVNRYGRLVIERDDEGLLVLRSTDAAVLAEVTKNKPIQPLLIGHPAPDAYVIDAWARGAIKQELLKIGWPAEDLAGYTPGTPHPIDLVENGWHLRPYQHTAVSTFTGGGSGVVVLPCGAGKTLVGAGAMAETKTTTLILVTNTVSARQWRDELLRRTTLTEEEIGEYSGQMKEIKPVTIATYQILTAKRKGQYAHLALLDALDWGLIVYDEVHLLPAPVFKLTADLQARRRLGLTATLVREDGREGDVFSLIGPKRFDAPWKEIESQGFISPAVCYEVRVDLPEGDRLEYAASADEDRYRLAATAPAKISVVRDLVARHRGERILVIGQYLDQIDTLAEALDAPKITGQTPVDEREQLYQAFREGSIELLVVSKVANFSIDLPEASVAIQVSGSFGSRQEEAQRLGRLLRPKESGHTASFYTLIARDTVDQDFAQNRQRFLAEQGYSYTILDADQLAAA from the coding sequence ATGTCCAACGGCCCCCTCATCGTCCAAAGCGACCGCACAGTGCTGCTCGAGGTGGCGCATCCCGACGCCGAGACCGCTCGCCACGAACTGGCGATCTTCGCCGAGCTCGAGCGCGCACCCGAGCACATCCACACCTACCGCATCACGCGGCTGGGTCTGTGGAACGCCCGTGCCGCCGGGCACGAGGCCGATGACATGCTGGCGACGCTGGACCGCTGGTCGAAGTTCCCGGTGCCGCCGTCGGTGTCGATCGACATCCGCGAGAGCGTGAACCGCTACGGGCGGCTGGTCATCGAGCGCGACGACGAAGGACTGTTGGTGCTGCGGTCGACGGATGCCGCGGTGCTGGCCGAGGTCACCAAGAACAAGCCCATCCAGCCCCTGCTGATCGGGCACCCCGCCCCGGACGCCTACGTGATCGACGCGTGGGCGCGCGGGGCCATCAAACAGGAGCTGTTGAAGATCGGCTGGCCCGCCGAAGATCTCGCCGGCTACACGCCGGGAACCCCGCATCCCATCGATCTGGTCGAGAACGGGTGGCACCTGCGGCCGTATCAGCACACCGCCGTCTCCACCTTCACCGGCGGCGGCTCTGGCGTGGTCGTGCTGCCCTGCGGCGCCGGCAAGACCCTCGTGGGCGCCGGGGCGATGGCCGAGACGAAGACGACCACGCTGATCCTGGTGACCAACACCGTCAGCGCACGGCAGTGGCGCGATGAGTTGCTGCGCCGCACCACGCTGACCGAAGAGGAGATCGGCGAGTACTCGGGGCAGATGAAGGAGATCAAGCCGGTCACCATCGCCACCTATCAGATCCTCACCGCAAAGCGGAAGGGCCAGTATGCGCACCTCGCCCTGCTGGACGCCCTGGACTGGGGCCTGATCGTCTACGACGAGGTGCACTTGCTGCCGGCCCCCGTGTTCAAGCTCACCGCCGATCTGCAGGCGCGGCGCCGGCTGGGTCTGACCGCGACGCTCGTGCGCGAAGACGGCCGCGAGGGCGATGTGTTCAGCCTCATCGGCCCCAAGCGATTCGATGCGCCCTGGAAGGAGATCGAATCGCAGGGCTTCATCTCCCCCGCCGTCTGCTACGAGGTGCGGGTGGATCTGCCCGAGGGCGATCGGCTCGAATATGCGGCATCCGCCGATGAAGACCGCTACCGTCTGGCGGCGACCGCCCCCGCGAAGATCAGCGTGGTGCGCGACCTGGTCGCCCGCCATCGCGGTGAGCGCATTCTCGTGATCGGCCAGTATCTCGACCAGATCGACACGCTGGCCGAGGCCCTCGATGCCCCCAAGATCACCGGGCAGACCCCGGTGGATGAACGCGAGCAGCTGTACCAGGCATTCCGTGAGGGCAGCATCGAGCTTCTCGTGGTCTCGAAGGTCGCCAACTTCTCGATCGATCTGCCCGAGGCATCCGTGGCCATTCAGGTGTCGGGGTCGTTCGGCTCACGGCAAGAAGAGGCCCAGCGTCTCGGGCGGCTGCTGCGCCCGAAGGAGTCGGGGCACACCGCGAGCTTCTACACCCTCATCGCGCGCGACACCGTCGACCAGGACTTCGCCCAGAATCGCCAGCGGTTCCTGGCCGAACAGGGCTACAGCTACACGATCCTCGACGCCGACCAGCTGGCCGCCGCCTGA
- a CDS encoding helix-turn-helix transcriptional regulator — MSVLAVNRAAALAALADPVRRRIYDIVARGQDAVGRDVAAAEAALPRSTAAFHLDRLVDAGLLTVEYRRLSGRSGPGAGRPAKLYRAVTTELIGSIPERHYELAAELLAAGAERADREHTSVAAAAASEARDLGREIGADCGTIETALSVCGYTPDAGDRDGITLRNCPFHALADRHPTLVCTVNAALIEGLLEGSGDARCAHPVPRDGGCCVEIRSAGISADGEPPTQTETQSP; from the coding sequence ATGAGCGTCCTCGCCGTCAACCGCGCCGCGGCCCTCGCTGCCCTGGCCGACCCGGTGCGCCGGCGCATCTACGACATCGTGGCGCGAGGGCAGGATGCCGTGGGCCGAGATGTCGCGGCAGCCGAGGCTGCGCTCCCCCGCTCGACGGCCGCCTTCCACCTCGACCGGCTTGTCGACGCGGGGTTGCTGACCGTCGAATACCGTCGCCTGTCCGGCCGCAGCGGGCCGGGAGCGGGCCGTCCGGCCAAGCTCTATCGCGCGGTGACCACCGAGCTCATCGGGTCGATCCCCGAGCGGCACTACGAACTGGCCGCCGAGCTGCTGGCCGCCGGCGCCGAGCGCGCCGACCGCGAGCATACGAGTGTGGCCGCCGCCGCGGCATCCGAAGCCCGCGACCTCGGGCGCGAGATCGGCGCCGACTGCGGCACGATCGAGACCGCCCTCAGCGTGTGCGGATACACGCCCGATGCCGGCGACCGCGACGGCATCACCCTGCGCAACTGCCCGTTCCACGCCCTGGCCGATCGACACCCGACCCTCGTCTGCACCGTGAACGCCGCCCTCATCGAGGGCTTGCTCGAAGGATCAGGAGATGCCCGATGCGCTCATCCGGTGCCCCGAGATGGCGGCTGCTGCGTCGAGATTCGCAGCGCAGGCATAAGCGCTGACGGCGAACCTCCCACACAGACCGAGACTCAGTCACCATAA
- a CDS encoding sensor histidine kinase has protein sequence MTVAVLAIGLFIAGLGTMIFLRNALDANLDAQVQQLAGADLAKSVFDISATDDSVTFTPNSSAPVDYSGYFIAVYAADGSLVASTGPRALNTPVLPTQLTLPQATIRGSAPFTIEGSTGVPFRAAVASFQVDTRPALFTQLVALPISSVNRIIGTFLGIYSILALITVIAGALVTRWLVTLAFRSLGQVEATAMAIAGGDFSQRMTNIEPEHTEVGRLKIAINAMLGQLDAAMKRSDGAVLQMRRFIGDASHELRTPLVTVRGYAELYRMGAIRNDEDVAQAMERIEKEATRMGALVEDLLALTRLDDRREEVQIAPVDLRPIAHDAALDLGATAPTRPVSVRDTTTGDTGAAPAEITAPQEPPTTTGRHRRIPSAARLLRRRPRPTDAVADADDEMPPTVPIRVPEAAASAPQPIVIGEENRIRQVVTNLLANARRYTPEDSPIELVVGTDAAAGTGWIAVVDHGEGIPPQIREQIFQRFWRADTSRTRETGGSGLGLSIVASIVEALHGSVAVLETPGGGATFRVSFPLAEAR, from the coding sequence GTGACGGTGGCTGTGCTGGCGATCGGACTTTTCATCGCGGGCCTGGGCACGATGATCTTCCTGCGCAATGCCCTGGACGCGAACCTCGACGCCCAGGTGCAGCAGCTGGCCGGAGCCGACCTCGCCAAGAGCGTCTTCGACATCTCGGCGACCGATGACTCGGTCACCTTCACCCCGAACTCGTCGGCGCCGGTCGACTACTCGGGCTACTTCATCGCGGTGTATGCCGCCGACGGCTCGCTGGTGGCCTCCACCGGGCCGCGCGCACTGAACACACCCGTGCTGCCGACACAGCTGACCCTCCCGCAGGCCACGATCCGCGGTTCGGCGCCGTTCACCATCGAGGGCAGCACCGGGGTGCCGTTCCGGGCGGCGGTCGCCTCGTTCCAGGTCGACACCCGGCCCGCACTGTTCACGCAGCTTGTCGCGCTGCCCATCTCCTCGGTCAACCGCATCATCGGCACCTTCCTGGGCATCTACAGCATCCTCGCGTTGATCACCGTCATCGCCGGTGCCCTCGTGACCCGCTGGCTGGTCACCCTCGCTTTCCGCAGTCTCGGCCAGGTCGAGGCCACCGCCATGGCCATCGCCGGCGGCGACTTCAGCCAGCGCATGACGAACATCGAGCCCGAGCACACCGAGGTGGGGCGGTTGAAGATCGCCATCAACGCCATGCTCGGCCAGCTCGACGCGGCGATGAAGCGCAGCGACGGCGCGGTGCTGCAGATGCGCCGCTTCATCGGCGATGCGAGCCACGAGCTGCGCACGCCGCTGGTGACCGTGCGCGGCTATGCCGAGCTGTACCGGATGGGCGCCATCCGCAACGACGAGGACGTCGCCCAGGCCATGGAGCGGATCGAGAAGGAGGCCACGCGGATGGGCGCCCTGGTCGAAGACCTGCTCGCTCTGACCCGCCTCGACGATCGCCGCGAAGAGGTGCAGATCGCCCCGGTCGATCTGCGACCCATCGCACATGACGCCGCCCTCGACCTGGGCGCGACCGCGCCGACCCGTCCGGTCAGCGTCCGCGACACCACCACCGGTGACACCGGCGCTGCGCCGGCCGAGATCACGGCCCCGCAAGAGCCTCCTACCACCACCGGCCGCCACCGGCGGATTCCGAGCGCGGCCCGGCTGCTGCGGCGCCGCCCGCGCCCCACCGATGCCGTCGCCGACGCCGATGACGAGATGCCGCCCACCGTGCCGATCCGCGTGCCCGAGGCTGCGGCATCCGCCCCTCAGCCCATCGTCATAGGCGAAGAGAACCGCATCCGCCAGGTCGTGACGAATCTGCTGGCCAACGCCCGCCGCTATACGCCCGAGGACTCCCCCATCGAACTGGTGGTGGGAACGGATGCCGCAGCCGGCACGGGTTGGATCGCCGTGGTCGACCACGGCGAGGGGATCCCCCCGCAGATCCGCGAGCAGATCTTTCAGCGGTTCTGGCGCGCCGACACCTCGCGCACCCGCGAGACGGGCGGGTCGGGACTGGGACTGTCGATCGTCGCGTCGATCGTCGAGGCGCTGCACGGGTCGGTCGCGGTGCTCGAGACGCCCGGCGGAGGGGCGACGTTCCGCGTCTCGTTCCCCCTCGCCGAGGCCCGGTAG
- a CDS encoding pyrimidine reductase family protein produces the protein MITDDELRRAYALDDRQTPRVRLNFVSSADGAVTLRGRSGTLGGDTDRRLMQVLRELADVVLIGAGTVRAEGYAGVAPRVAIVSARLELSPDDAVFAGAAARPLVVTSAASPPSRRAALAGVADVLVCGQESVELPAMVRELAGRGMPQILCEGGPHLFGSLLDADLADELCLTASPRLVGGVAGRITQGAAEVDRGFALRGVRHDDEGFVFLRYAR, from the coding sequence GTGATCACCGACGACGAGCTGCGGCGCGCGTATGCGCTCGATGACCGGCAGACGCCGCGGGTGCGGCTGAACTTCGTGTCGTCGGCCGATGGCGCCGTCACCCTCCGCGGGCGCAGCGGGACGCTGGGCGGCGACACCGATCGCCGCCTGATGCAGGTGCTGCGCGAGCTGGCCGACGTCGTGCTGATCGGGGCGGGCACCGTTCGTGCCGAAGGATATGCCGGCGTGGCCCCCCGCGTGGCGATCGTCAGCGCGCGGCTCGAGCTCTCACCCGATGACGCGGTGTTCGCCGGCGCCGCAGCCCGGCCGCTGGTGGTGACTTCGGCGGCCTCGCCACCGAGCCGTCGCGCGGCGCTGGCGGGCGTGGCCGACGTGCTGGTGTGCGGCCAGGAATCCGTCGAGCTGCCGGCGATGGTGCGTGAGCTGGCGGGTCGGGGCATGCCGCAGATCCTCTGCGAGGGCGGCCCGCACCTGTTCGGCTCGCTGTTGGATGCCGACCTCGCCGACGAGCTGTGCCTGACGGCATCGCCGCGGCTGGTCGGCGGCGTCGCCGGGCGCATCACGCAGGGAGCGGCCGAGGTCGACCGCGGGTTCGCCCTGCGCGGGGTGCGCCACGACGACGAGGGGTTCGTGTTCCTGCGCTACGCGCGGTGA
- a CDS encoding NAD(P)/FAD-dependent oxidoreductase has translation MAGMVIIGGGLAAGTAAETLRSEGYDGEVTVVTDEAHTPYQRPPLSKGFLKGDEGLDAVILHPDDWYREQRIDVRTATSATAVHPDAHTVDLDDGTQLNYDKLLLATGSSPRVLPIAGHDLASVHMLRRLDDSEALKARLGAGGAKLVLIGSGWIGMEVAATARQLGNEVTILERDPIPLAVALGDEMGGVFRRLHEENGVDLRTSVNVESIEGTDRATGVVVDGQSVPADLVLIGVGAIPNTALAEAAGIDVENGILTDASLRTSATDVFAAGDVANALHPVLGHRLRSEHWANALGAGPVAAKAMLGQDAAHDMIPYFYTDQFDLGMELSGFPPLMRDAELVIRGDLARREFIAFWMQGARVVGGMNVNIWDVNETVQQLIRSGAGIDPRALADTEVSLDSLVTA, from the coding sequence ATGGCTGGCATGGTCATCATCGGAGGAGGCCTGGCCGCAGGCACCGCCGCCGAGACGCTACGCAGCGAGGGATATGACGGCGAGGTCACCGTGGTGACCGACGAGGCACACACTCCCTACCAGCGCCCGCCACTGTCAAAGGGCTTTCTCAAGGGCGATGAAGGACTCGACGCGGTCATCCTGCACCCTGACGACTGGTACCGCGAGCAGCGGATCGACGTGCGTACCGCCACAAGCGCCACGGCGGTGCATCCCGATGCGCACACCGTCGACCTCGACGATGGCACGCAGCTGAACTACGACAAGCTGCTGCTGGCGACCGGTTCGTCGCCGCGCGTGCTGCCGATCGCCGGGCACGATCTTGCCAGCGTGCACATGCTGCGTCGGCTCGACGACTCCGAGGCGCTGAAGGCACGGCTGGGCGCCGGTGGCGCAAAGCTCGTGTTGATCGGGTCGGGGTGGATCGGCATGGAGGTGGCCGCCACGGCGCGTCAGCTCGGCAACGAGGTGACGATCCTCGAGCGCGACCCGATTCCGCTGGCCGTGGCTCTCGGCGACGAGATGGGAGGCGTCTTCCGCCGGCTGCACGAGGAGAACGGCGTCGATCTGCGCACCTCGGTGAACGTGGAAAGCATCGAGGGCACCGACCGGGCCACCGGTGTGGTCGTCGATGGGCAGAGCGTGCCTGCCGACCTGGTACTCATCGGCGTCGGGGCGATCCCCAACACCGCTCTGGCCGAAGCCGCCGGCATCGACGTCGAGAACGGCATCCTCACCGATGCGTCCCTGCGCACGAGCGCGACCGATGTGTTCGCGGCCGGCGATGTCGCCAACGCCCTGCATCCGGTGCTCGGGCATCGGCTGCGCAGCGAGCACTGGGCGAATGCCCTGGGCGCCGGTCCGGTGGCGGCCAAGGCGATGCTGGGACAGGATGCCGCGCACGACATGATCCCGTACTTCTACACCGACCAGTTCGATCTGGGGATGGAGCTGTCGGGCTTTCCGCCGCTGATGCGCGATGCCGAACTGGTCATTCGCGGCGACCTGGCCCGGCGCGAGTTCATCGCGTTCTGGATGCAGGGCGCGCGCGTGGTCGGCGGCATGAACGTGAACATCTGGGATGTCAACGAGACGGTGCAGCAGCTGATCCGTTCGGGCGCGGGCATCGACCCGCGTGCCCTTGCCGACACCGAGGTGAGCCTGGACAGTCTGGTCACCGCGTGA
- a CDS encoding DUF3263 domain-containing protein: protein MPLDDRARALLDFEAAWQRHGGAKEEAIRAELGLTPARYYQLLGRLIDTEDALAHDPMLVKRLQRIRDDRERSRLARASGAL from the coding sequence GTGCCCCTGGACGACCGCGCTCGCGCTCTGCTCGACTTCGAGGCCGCGTGGCAACGCCACGGCGGCGCGAAGGAGGAAGCGATCCGCGCTGAACTGGGCCTGACTCCGGCCAGGTACTACCAGCTGTTGGGACGCCTGATCGACACTGAAGACGCCCTCGCGCACGACCCGATGCTCGTCAAACGGCTGCAGCGCATTCGTGACGACCGGGAGCGCTCGCGCCTGGCCCGCGCGTCGGGTGCTCTCTGA
- a CDS encoding response regulator transcription factor encodes MTAPRILVVDDEPNIRDLLITSLRFAGFQVRAVANGAQTISAVLEEEPDLIILDVMLPDMNGFSVTKRLRGAGYTAPILFLTAKDETEDKIEGLNAGGDDYVTKPFSLDEIVARIQAILRRTMQTDEESVIRAGELTMDQDTHDVFVGDTQIDLSPTEFKLLRYLMLNPNRVLSKAQILDHVWEYDFNGDAGIVESYISYLRRKIDPHSTEPLIQTKRGFGYMLKAGKSS; translated from the coding sequence ATGACCGCACCGCGCATCCTTGTCGTCGATGACGAACCGAACATCCGCGATCTGCTGATCACGAGCCTGAGATTCGCAGGCTTCCAGGTGCGCGCCGTCGCCAACGGCGCGCAGACCATCTCCGCAGTCCTCGAAGAGGAGCCGGACCTCATCATCCTCGATGTGATGCTGCCCGACATGAACGGATTCAGCGTCACCAAGCGCCTGCGCGGCGCGGGGTACACCGCACCCATCCTCTTCCTCACCGCGAAAGACGAGACCGAAGACAAGATCGAGGGCTTGAACGCCGGCGGCGACGACTACGTCACCAAGCCGTTCAGCCTCGACGAGATCGTCGCACGCATCCAGGCGATCCTGCGTCGCACGATGCAGACCGACGAAGAGTCGGTGATCCGCGCCGGAGAGCTGACGATGGACCAGGACACGCATGATGTGTTCGTCGGCGACACGCAGATCGACCTGAGCCCCACTGAGTTCAAACTGCTGCGCTACCTGATGCTCAACCCGAACCGCGTGCTGAGCAAGGCGCAGATCCTCGACCATGTCTGGGAATACGACTTCAACGGCGACGCGGGCATCGTCGAGAGCTACATCTCGTATCTGCGACGCAAGATCGATCCGCACTCCACCGAGCCGCTGATCCAGACCAAGCGCGGCTTCGGCTACATGCTCAAGGCGGGCAAGTCGTCGTGA
- the groL gene encoding chaperonin GroEL (60 kDa chaperone family; promotes refolding of misfolded polypeptides especially under stressful conditions; forms two stacked rings of heptamers to form a barrel-shaped 14mer; ends can be capped by GroES; misfolded proteins enter the barrel where they are refolded when GroES binds) produces MAKIIAFDEEARRGLERGLNTLADAVKVTLGPRGRNVVLEKKWGAPTITNDGVSIAKEIELDDPYEKIGAELVKEVAKKTDDVAGDGTTTATVLAQALVREGLRNVAAGADPISLKKGIEKAVAAVIEELHASAKEVESKEQIAATASISAADSTIGDLIAEAIDKVGKEGVVTVEESQTFGTELELTEGMRFDKGFINPYFVTDPDRQEAVFEDPYILIANQKIGNIKDLLPVVDKVIQDGKELVIIAEDVEGEALATLVLNKIRGIFKSVAVKAPGFGDRRKAMLGDIAILTGGQVITEEVGLKLENTTLDLLGRARKVIVTKDETTIVEGAGEQDQIEGRVTQIRREIENTDSDYDREKLQERLAKLAGGVAVIKAGAATEVELKERKHRIEDAVRNAKAAVEEGVVAGGGVALIQAGAKAFGKLELTGDEATGANIVKVAIEAPLKQIAANAGLEPGVVAHKVAGLEDGHGLNAATGEYGDLFAQGIIDPTKVTRSALQNAASIAGLFLTTEAVVADKPEKAPAAPAGDPTGGMDF; encoded by the coding sequence ATGGCAAAGATCATCGCTTTCGACGAGGAGGCCCGCCGCGGCCTCGAGCGCGGCCTGAACACGCTGGCCGACGCCGTCAAGGTGACCCTGGGTCCCCGTGGTCGCAACGTCGTGCTCGAGAAGAAGTGGGGAGCCCCCACGATCACGAACGACGGCGTCTCGATCGCCAAGGAGATCGAGCTCGACGACCCGTACGAGAAGATCGGCGCTGAGCTGGTCAAGGAGGTCGCCAAGAAGACCGACGACGTCGCCGGTGACGGCACCACCACCGCCACTGTTCTGGCCCAGGCGCTTGTGCGCGAAGGCCTGCGCAACGTCGCGGCCGGTGCCGACCCGATCTCGCTCAAGAAGGGCATCGAGAAGGCCGTCGCAGCCGTCATCGAGGAGCTGCACGCTTCGGCCAAGGAGGTCGAGTCCAAGGAGCAGATCGCGGCCACCGCGTCGATCTCTGCGGCCGACTCCACCATCGGCGACCTGATCGCCGAGGCGATCGACAAGGTCGGCAAGGAGGGCGTGGTCACCGTCGAGGAGTCGCAGACCTTCGGCACCGAGCTCGAGCTCACCGAGGGCATGCGCTTCGACAAGGGCTTCATCAACCCCTACTTCGTCACCGACCCCGACCGCCAGGAGGCGGTGTTCGAAGACCCGTACATCCTCATCGCGAACCAGAAGATCGGCAACATCAAGGACCTGCTGCCCGTCGTCGACAAGGTGATCCAGGACGGCAAGGAGCTCGTCATCATCGCCGAGGACGTCGAGGGCGAGGCGCTGGCGACCCTGGTGCTGAACAAGATCCGCGGCATCTTCAAGTCGGTGGCCGTCAAGGCTCCCGGCTTCGGCGACCGCCGCAAGGCCATGCTCGGCGACATCGCTATCCTCACCGGTGGCCAGGTCATCACCGAAGAGGTCGGCCTCAAGCTCGAGAACACCACGCTCGACCTGCTCGGCCGTGCGCGTAAGGTCATCGTCACCAAGGACGAGACGACCATCGTCGAGGGTGCAGGTGAGCAGGACCAGATCGAGGGTCGCGTGACCCAGATCCGTCGCGAGATCGAGAACACCGACAGCGACTACGACCGCGAGAAGCTGCAGGAGCGCCTCGCCAAGCTCGCCGGCGGCGTTGCCGTCATCAAGGCGGGCGCGGCCACCGAGGTCGAGCTCAAGGAGCGCAAGCACCGCATCGAAGACGCCGTTCGCAACGCGAAGGCCGCCGTCGAGGAGGGTGTCGTCGCCGGTGGTGGCGTCGCGCTCATCCAGGCCGGTGCCAAGGCGTTCGGCAAGCTCGAGCTGACCGGTGACGAGGCGACCGGGGCGAACATCGTCAAGGTCGCCATCGAGGCGCCGCTGAAGCAGATCGCAGCGAACGCCGGCCTCGAGCCGGGCGTCGTCGCCCACAAGGTGGCGGGCCTGGAAGACGGTCACGGCCTGAACGCGGCCACCGGCGAGTACGGTGACCTGTTCGCGCAGGGCATCATCGACCCGACCAAGGTGACCCGCTCGGCGCTGCAGAACGCCGCGTCGATCGCCGGCCTGTTCCTGACGACCGAGGCCGTCGTCGCCGACAAGCCGGAGAAGGCTCCGGCCGCCCCGGCCGGCGACCCGACCGGTGGCATGGACTTCTGA